A single region of the Branchiostoma lanceolatum isolate klBraLanc5 chromosome 1, klBraLanc5.hap2, whole genome shotgun sequence genome encodes:
- the LOC136439735 gene encoding uncharacterized protein yields the protein MYADTMTGPCTSCYWKWAAMVLILATTSTVTAQVTPDIEVISAWPSANLYYQESLTLTCHGGGDPAPTYTWTHDPGSLPDRAVVDEDAGTLTVAEVTDSESGVYTCTADNGVGVATMNITVVGCPDVASCPDSNLFCPSWANSGQCQSNPSYMLTSCRLSCGVCFPNLGAHCTSKRRGRSWDTWQCADVTSVSEAVRTELNLHIFYQKYLHAYGIPILGSSIVSDDALRRACYIVLFMLADRKDIRDSYYNYNGRAAIMAETEVTLDIPEHSNLDPFFNTRARGLGGTPSKPVSTGAEENVLCYSNDRYIAEDIFLSEFAHGMDLVGARLVIGDFKIRLRAAYDDALASGLWANTYAAETLDEYFAEGVQSFFNVNHERDPPDGIHNHVNTRAELQAYDPALYALIDEIFPCGNVIVKRCERDYVNSTMKMDCFSEHYQRAIVLGDAVWEKTPTTTTSTQGTTPTVPQTPSVSIAAQSTAVSKPVAPTTDSVVIDVQCDQSNMTLSIPLSVLTAVDVFNMHLLDPNCVGTVDGDLGVVTFHTNLQECGTRQETSGDDKFIFYNEAIANQVTHANGAVRGQPINIPFHCQFLGQYDVSHDGVIMYNIPSPRVRIVDANNSFTVEMQMYSSTDFGEPYDSFDFPIQVTPSDRLNFGLSVTSPLNNLELFARDCVSTPTTDPNDSPQVNIIDDGCQIDETLRKESALSNDKALYYSVEAFTFPRALDPSMVYLHCTMVICFKDDPDSRCKQGCIPATRRRRAASDGAESRVRRGSSRDTDVRIAQGPFEMKSKDDEAGAVPAAVPLGVAVGASVGVAGVMILVNVAVVLVKKRAGLSSGSKKRDDDSVGLDNIAFQAEGKTDKTDTADNKA from the exons ATGTACGCTGACACAATGACGGGTCCTTGTACATCATGTTACTGGAAGTGGGCGGCCATGGTGCTTATACTAGCAACGACCTCAACCGTGACTGCTCAAG TCACTCCCGACATAGAAGTCATCTCTGCCTGGCCTTCCGCTAACCTGTACTACCAGGAGTCCCTGACCCTGACCTGCCATGGCGGCGGGGATCCCGCACCGACCTACACCTGGACCCACGACCCGGGCTCTCTCCCTGATCGTGCCGTGGTGGATGAGGATGCGGGAACGTTGACCGTGGCGGAGGTGACCGATTCCGAAAGCGGGGTGTACACCTGCACCGCGGACAACGGAGTTGGAGTGGCCACGATGAACATCACCGTGGTGGGCTGTCCTGAT GTCGCGTCCTGCCCAGACTCCAACCTCTTCTGTCCTAGCTGGGCTAACAGTGGACAGTGCCAGAGCAACCCGAGCTATATGCTTACGAGCTGTCGGCTTAGCTGTGGCGTCTGTTTCCCAA ACCTTGGCGCTCATTGCACTTCCAAACGCCGCGGACGTTCCTGGGACACATGGCAATGTGCTGACGTCACAAGTGTCTCTGAAGCAGTGCGGACCGAGCTTAATCTGCACATTTTCTACCAG AAATATCTCCACGCCTATGGTATCCCCATCCTCGGCTCTTCCATCGTGTCGGACGACGCCCTCCGGAGAGCGTGTTACATTGTGCTGTTCATGTTAGCGGACAGAAAGGACATCCGGGACTCTTACTATAACTACAACGGCAGGGCTGCCATCATGGCCGAAACTGAG GTGACGCTGGATATTCCCGAACACTCTAACCTCGACCCATTCTTCAACACGCGGGCCAGAGGCCTGGGGGGCACCCCCAGCAAACCCGTGTCCACCGGGGCCGAGGAGAACGTGCTCTGCTACAGCAACGACCG GTACATAGCGGAAGATATCTTTCTCAGTGAGTTCGCCCACGGAATGGACCTCGTTGGAGCCCGACTGGTCATCGGTGATTTCAAAATTCGTCTGCGGGCAGCCTATGACGACGCTCTGGCCAGTGGACTGTGGGCTAACACCTACGCCGCCGAGACCCTTGACGAGTACTTTGCAGAAG gtGTGCAGAGTTTCTTTAACGTGAATCACGAGAGGGATCCGCCCGACGGGATACACAACCACGTCAACACCCGTGCCGAGCTGCAAGCCTACGACCCGGCCCTTTACGCCCTGATAGATGAGATCTTTCCCTGCGGAAATGTCATTGTCAAGCGCTGCGAACGGG ATTATGTCAACTCCACGATGAAGATGGATTGCTTCTCCGAACACTACCAGAGGGCCATCGTGCTGGGGGATGCAGTCTGGGAAAAGACTCCGACAACCACCACTAGCACACAAG GCACAACGCCAACCGTACCCCAGACGCCAAGTGTAAGCATCGCTGCACAGTCGACAGCTGTAAGCAAACCGGTAGCACCTACCACAG ATTCGGTTGTCATCGACGTTCAGTGCGACCAGAGCAATATGACCCTGTCTATCCCCCTATCGGTGCTGACGGCTGTGGACGTGTTTAACATGCACCTTCTGGACCCCAACTGTGTTGGCACCGTGGACGGAGATCTAGGTGTCGTCACGTTCCACACAAACCTACAGGAGTGCGGGACCCGCCAGGAG ACCTCAGGGGATGACAAATTCATTTTCTACAACGAAGCCATCGCCAACCAAGTGACCCATGCGAACGGTGCCGTGCGTGGCCAGCCCATAAACATACCCTTCCATTGCCAGTTCCTCGGTCAATACGACGTTTCCCATGACGGAGTCATCATGTATAACATCCCGTCTCCTCG TGTTCGAATCGTTGATGCGAACAACTCTTTCACCGTGGAAATGCAGATGTACAGTTCGACGGACTTCGGTGAACCCTATGACTCTTTTGACTTTCCGATTCAG GTGACACCGTCTGATCGTCTTAACTTCGGTCTGAGCGTGACGTCACCGCTGAACAACCTGGAGTTGTTTGCCCGTGACTGTGTTTCCACCCCCACGACTGACCCCAACGATTCGCCACAGGTCAACATCATCGACGATGG CTGCCAGATAGATGAAACTCTGCGAAAGGAAAGTGCCCTTTCTAATGACAAGGCCCTGTACTACAGCGTGGAAGCCTTCACGTTCCCCCGTGCTCTCGATCCCAGCATG GTGTACCTTCACTGCACCATGGTTATCTGCTTCAAGGACGACCCGGACTCTCGGTGCAAGCAGGGCTGTATCCCGGCCACACGGCGCAGGCGAGCCGCCTCGGACGGGGCGGAGAGCAGGGTTCGCCGGGGGAGCAGTAGGGACACCGACGTGAGAATCGCCCAAGGACCGTTCGAGATGAAGTCCAAAGATGATGAAGCAGGGGCAG TGCCAGCAGCCGTTCCGCTGGGCGTCGCGGTTGGAGCGTCAGTAGGGGTTGCTGGGGTGATGATCCTCGTGAACGTCGCCGTTGTTCTGGTGAAGAAACGGGCTGGTCTCTCGTCGGGGAGCAAGAAGCGAGATGACGACAGTGTCG GACTGGACAACATCGCATTCCAAGCTGAGGGGAAAACGGACAAGACTGATACCGCTGACAACAAGGCTTAA